Proteins encoded within one genomic window of Arachis ipaensis cultivar K30076 chromosome B08, Araip1.1, whole genome shotgun sequence:
- the LOC107613545 gene encoding lipase has translation MKKTWWLILVTFLCLLSSSNGRDLKARDKVNLPKYNHTLATILVQYASAVYLSDLTALFTWTCSRCDGLTEGFEIIELVVDVEHCLQAFVGVADDPHAIIIAFRGTNEHSLQNWIEDLYWKQHEINYPGMDDAMVHRGFYNAYHNTTIRPAILDAVDRAKKFYGNIQIIVLGHSMGGAMAAFCGLDLTVNRCEKNVQVMTFGQPRIGNAVFASLYSTLVPNTLRVTHDHDIVPHLPPYYYYLPSKTYHHFPREVWLYNVGLGSLVYRVEKVCDGSGEDPTCSRSVSGNSISDHLVYYGVEMGSDAPDSCRIVMGSNDSSPSVQDSRGNIVLTREPAKFVLKLSRELDNQGKAISVS, from the exons ATGAAGAAAACATGGTGGTTGATATTGGTTACGTTTTTATGCTTGCTTAGCTCATCTAATGGTAGAG ACTTAAAGGCTAGGGACAAGGTTAATCTTCCCAAGTACAACCATACACTTGCTACAATATTAGTGCAATATGCATCTGCG GTATACTTGTCAGATTTAACAGCGCTTTTTACTTGGACATGCTCTAGATGTGATGGCTTGACTGAG GGATTTGAAATTATAGAGTTGGTGGTTGATGTTGAGCACTGCTTGCAG GCATTTGTTGGAGTGGCTGATGATCCGCATGCCATTATCATTGCATTCAGAGGAACTAATGAACACAG CTTACAGAACTGGATAGAAGATTTATACTGGAAGCAGCATGAAATAAATTATCCGGGCATGGATGATGCAATG GTACACCGTGGATTTTATAATGCATACCACAACACAACAATACGTCCCGCAATTCTGGATGCTGTCGACAGGGCAAAGAAATTTTATGGAAATATTCAAATTATTGTGCTTGGACATTCAATGGGAGGAGCAATGGCTGCATTTTGTGGTCTAGATTTAACG GTGAATCGATGTGAAAAGAATGTTCAGGTTATGACATTTGGACAACCCCGAATTGGAAATGCTGTTTTTGCATCCCTGTATAGCACACTTGTTCCAAATACGTTGCGTGTGACACATGACCACGACATTGTTCCCCATTTGCCACCATATTATTACTATTTACCATCAAAGACATACCACCATTTCCCAAGAGAG GTGTGGCTTTATAACGTTGGATTAGGAAGTCTGGTATATCGGGTTGAGAAGGTTTGTGATGGATCTGGTGAAGATCCAACTTGCAGTAG GTCGGTGAGTGGGAATAGCATATCAGACCACTTGGTATATTATGGTGTTGAAATGGGATCAGACGCGCCAGACTCATGCAGAATTGTTATGGGTTCTAATGATTCAAGTCCTAGCGTCCAAGATTCGAGAGGGAACATTGTCTTGACCAGAGAGCCTGCAAAATTTGTCCTGAAACTGAGTAGAGAGCTTGACAATCAAGGAAAGGCCATTAGTGTTAGTTGA